A portion of the Macaca thibetana thibetana isolate TM-01 chromosome 9, ASM2454274v1, whole genome shotgun sequence genome contains these proteins:
- the FRAT2 gene encoding GSK-3-binding protein FRAT2: MPCRREEEEEAGEEAEGEEEEEDSFLLLQQSVTLGSSGEVDRLVAQIGETLQLDAAQDSPASPCAPPGAPLRAPGSLAAAVPADKARPPAVPLLLPPASAETVGPAPPGALRCALGDRGRVRGRAAPYCVAELAAGPSALPGPCRRGWLRDAVTSRRLQQRRWTQAGARSGDDDPHRLLQQLVLSGNLIKEAVRRLQRAVAAVAATGPASAPGPGGGCSGPDPIALQPSGSLL; encoded by the coding sequence ATGCCGTGccggagggaggaggaagaggaagccgGCGAGGAGgcggagggggaggaagaggaggaggacagcTTCCTCCTGCTGCAGCAGTCGGTGACGCTGGGCAGCTCGGGCGAGGTGGACCGGCTGGTGGCCCAGATCGGCGAGACGCTGCAGCTGGACGCGGCGCAGGACAGCCCGGCCTCGCCGTGCGCGCCCCCGGGGGCGCCGCTGCGGGCCCCGGGGTCCCTGGCTGCGGCGGTGCCGGCGGACAAGGCCCGGCCCCCGGCGGTACCGCTGCTCCTGCCGCCTGCATCGGCTGAAACGGTGGGCCCGGCGCCCCCTGGGGCCCTGCGCTGCGCCCTGGGGGACCGCGGCCGCGTGCGGGGACGCGCCGCTCCCTACTGCGTGGCCGAGCTCGCCGCAGGCCCCAGCGCGCTGCCGGGGCCGTGCCGGCGAGGATGGCTCAGGGACGCGGTCACCTCCCGCCGCCTGCAGCAGCGACGATGGACCCAAGCTGGGGCACGCTCCGGCGACGACGACCCGCATCGGCTCCTGCAGCAGCTGGTGCTCTCGGGAAACCTCATCAAGGAAGCCGTGCGGAGGCTCCAACGAGCGGTCGCCGCGGTTGCAGCCACGGGCCCCGCAAGCGCCCCTGGGCCCGGGGGAGGCTGCAGCGGACCCGACCCCATTGCCCTGCAGCCCTCAGGCTCCTTGCTCTGA